A window of Thermoproteus sp. genomic DNA:
GCGTCGTAGGGCCTCAAGGCGGCGTCGAGCCTCTCTATTACGTCCACCTTGCCCCTGAAGTCCCCGTCGTGGCTCGCGCTGTCGGTCCCCTTGACGTGTAGAAACACCAAGTCGTACCTCTTCATGAGCTCTACGGCCAGCTTCACGGCCTCTTCGAACTTGTCGAACTTAGTGCCGGCCAGCCCCTCGGCGCTATAGACGTCCATCCCCACCGCCTTGGCGACGCCTCTAATTAGGGCGACTCCGGCTATTGCGGCCGCCCTCACGTTGTATTTATTCCTAATGGGCTCTATGTTGGGCATATAGCCGCCTCCCCTCACCAATATGGCGTTTATGAGGGGGTCGCCCTTGGAGGACCTCCTCCTGTTGGCCTCCAGCTCCTTGGAGTACGCCGTGAAGGCCTCCGACACGTAGTTCACCACATCGGCGGTACTCTTGGCCTCCTTCGTCGCCTCGAGGGGCTCCGACCGCCTCAACGGCTCGCCGACCTTATGGGGGTCCGTATCGGAGACCCTATGGGAGACAGGGCCCCTCAAGACCAAGACGCCTCTGTGCTCCACCGTGGACTTATAGATTAGAGACACGCCGAACTTCTTTTCTACTTCCTCGCCTATTTTCGCCATCACGGCCTCGACTTCCCGCGCCTCTTCCGGCGCGACGTAGCGCCCGGCCCTCCTATCCACTACAATCCCCCTTGCGTCTATAGTGGCTAGGTTGGTCCTAAAGGCCACGTCGCCCGGCTTCAACTCTATGCCGGCCCCAAGCGCCTCGAAGGCGCCTCTGCCCGTGTAGTACCTATAGGGGTCGTAGCCGAAAAGCGCCAAGTGGGAAGTGTCGGAGCCCGGCCTTACGCCCGGCGCTATGGGGTCTAACACGCCGCACGAGCCCAGAGCCGCCAGCTTGTCTATCACCGGCTTCAACGCCACGTGGAACGGCGTAACGCCGTTTTTGGGGCGGTCGCCGCCGCCGTCGAACAACACCCAGAGTACAGACGGCATGATGCCTAGTGGGCCTAGTTTATAAAGAATGTCACCTAGTAGCTTCTTCTAACCACCTCAAATAGTCTGGATTTCCATCTACTATGGGTAGCGCGATTATTTCGGGCACTTTGTAGGGATGTACGGATTTCAACTCCCTTATAAGTTCCGGAAGCCTCTCGGCCCTCGTCTTAATTATGAGGAGGGCCTCTCTATCCCTCTCGACCCTGCCCTCCCACCTATATATGGAGTCGACCTGCGCGATGTTGACACAGGCGGCCAGTTTCCTCTCCACCAAAAACTGGGCGATTTTCTCCCCCTCGGAGGGCGGGGCTGTGACGTAGACCACCACGCTCATGGAGGAGATCAACGCGGGGCTTTATTTACCTCCCGGCCGCATTTGGGCTCTATGAGGGCCGCCACGGCCGCCCCCAATCCCGTCGGCGCGCCTCTGGGGTCCAATAAGCCCATCTCAACGAGCGAAGGAGGCGTCTCGTCGGCCGCGCCCAGACAGGCCTTGACGAGCGCCTTGCGCTCCTCTGGGCTCAACGCCTCGACGTAGGCGGAAGGCCCGCGCCTTTTGAGACATCTGACGAGCATCTCGCCGCTCCTCGACAGCCTGTAGTACACATGGTGTTTTCTGACCTCGCGGCTCAGCTTCATCTTGGCTTTAGTGTTCTTGAGAGTATGTCCTCCAACCCGTTCTACCAGACCAACGGCCTCTAGGTCCTCTAGGGCCTTCAAGATTTGGTCGAGTGGTCTCTCCAGTCTCCTGGCTATGGACTTGCCGTAATCGATTTCGGCCAGCTTTAAGTGATATAAAATATCCACATAAATCTTTTTCCTTAAAATATTCATTTAAGTAATATAGGTATTATAAATATTGCGAAAAATAGATTAAATAGGACAATAGATGTTATGACGACATATATGACATTTCTCTCCCGGGCGAATTGAATTAAGCCGAAGACGACTCTTAGGACTGGCGTGGCTATTAGCACCATCAGCCCCAACAAAATTACGTCGAGGCCGTTCAACGAGCTCGTTCCGGCCAGCGCCGCGAGAGGGCTTATGGAGGATGTATTTATTAGAGATCTGGGCTCGGCGAGCTGGCTCAATATGTGGGGCGCCGGCGGCTTTATTACTAATAACACCAGGCCAGCCAATATGAGCGCTACGCTGATTATCACGCCGATCCTCAACGTATAGCCGATTATGTCTTCGAGCTCCATGGCTACGGATAGAGCCCCAGGCCCCTTAAGATCATCTGTACGCCCAATATGGCCAATATCGCCATGAAGATATAGCGGATAGTGACGTTCCTCAACCGCATTAGGACTTTGCTACCTATAAAAGAGCCGGCGAGGACGCCCATGGCGGTGGCGGCGGCGAAGAAGGGCTGTATGTAGCCGAAGAACCAATATATGGAGCTCCCGGTTGCGGCGGTCACGCCTATCATGAAATTGCTGGTGGTCGTGGAGACCTTCATGGGGAGGTTCATAGCCCAGTCCATGCCCAACACCTTCAGCGCCCCACTGCCGATCCCGAGGAGGCCCGATATGACGCCGGCCACGAACATTATGAGCTCGCCGAGCCACCACCTCACTCCGTGGTAGTCGACCTCTTTGCCCAACGCCGGGTCGTAGTACCTGCCGTACAGTTGTAGCCACTTGGTCCATTTGTCCGGCGGCTTGGGCTCCGGCAGCTCGTATTTCGACCTAGTTATCTGGGTATATATCGAGGAGAGGAGGACCACGCCGAAGACTATATATATTATGTGCTGGAGGCCGTGTTGATAGACCCAAGCAGCCGTCAACGAGCCCACTATGGAGCCGCTAGTGGTGGCTATCTCGAGGGACATACCTATACGCACATTGGTGACGCGGTCCCGCACGTAGGCGGAGCCGGCGCCGCTAGACGTGGCTATAGTCGATATGAGGCTGGAGCCCGCCGCATATTGTATCGGTATCCCCAAGAAGAGCACGTAGATGGGCACCAGGAAGGTAGCCCCTCCCAAGCCTGTCAGAGACCCCATGAATCCGGCCGCCATACTGGCCAGAACCAGCACCAGGAAGAGCGTCAGCACGTCGAGCATAAAGCCTCTATTTTGTCGGCATATAAGCTTAGTTATGGTTTATATTACCAGTCGAGAGGGAATAAGTGACGTCGCTAGAACGCCTTTACGAAGTAGGCGTGAAGCTCATAGATGAGACCCTGCCTAGATACGACAAAGTCGTAAAGGCCTGGGAGATATTGACGACGGACGAGGAGATAGAGGCCTATCTGGAGATGTCCAATGTCTTCACCGTCAAGCGCCTGTACTACAACGACCACGGCCCCGTCCACTCCAGGATAGTGGCGGGAAGCGCCATGGCCATATACGGCATATTGTACAACAGCGGCTTCAAGCCCAGCGTCGTCAAGGACGGCGTGGGCGACCTGGAGGACTCGTTAGTGGTGACGCTCATGGGCGCCTACCTACACGACATAGGCAATTCGGTCCATAGGACCCACCACCCCATATATTCCGCCATGATAGCAGACCGCGTGGCGTTGAAGGTGTTGGAGCCCATATATGGCGCGACGAAGAAGGCCTACATGTTGAAACAGGAGGTGATGCATGTAGTCTTCTGCCACGACGAGGCCTACAACTGCCTCACCTTCGAGGGGGCCGTGGCCAAAATAGCGGACGGCACCGATATGGCCGAGGGGAGGGCCAGAATGCCCTACGAGATAGGCAAAAACGACATCCACGCGCTGTCGGCGTTAGCCATAAGGCGGGTCTATATAGGCAGAGGCGAGAAGAGGCCGCTCGCCATATATGTATATATGGACTCGGAGACCGGCATATTCCAAGTCGACGAGGTGCTAGGCAAAAAGATCGCCACGTCGGGCCTGGCCCCCTATGTCGAAGTCAAGACTTTCGTCCAGGGCAGGCCCTGGATAACTAGGACCTTCGAGACAACCCACGTGATAAAAGTCTCCTAGAGGGCCGGCCTACTGCCGAAGAGGTCCCCTATTGTCATCTATATTGATCGGGGACCTACACGCTATTTGATACGAGAACTCCATCAGCTATAAGAATATCTAAAGTGATATACTAAATGTGTAGAACGAAAAGAATCCTCTCTGTTTTTCTATATTAAACTGATAAAATTAATATGATTGTTATATAAAACTAAAAGAGAAAATATATAAATTATTATATGGAAATAAAAAACCATATAGTATTGATAAAACATAACTCTATTTTATATGATCTAGGATATATATGACAAAACTTTCAATTTTCTTTGTCCTTTATAGAACTATCGATTTATAATCTTCTTCTCTCCCTAGACATGGGGATACTACGTGATTATTTAACTGAAAGAGAGAAATACGCAATTGTGGCGGCTATTATAGTCATCGTGGCAGTCGCCACAGTGTTGGTAGCATTTTCCTTTAGACATCCCTCCCACACCACTACGGAGGAGACAACTAGCACATCTAACCCTATATTAGTAACCTCCACGAGCAACTCGTCTATTTTCGTCATAACGCCTTCAGATGTGGGGAAACCGGTGCCGAGTTGGGTGCTACAAGCCGCAATGACGAGAAGCTACTCTTGGTTTAAGGCCGAGGGCTGGCCGGTAGACATCCGCTATTGTGCCGCCACAGTAGTACTGAACAGGACTACATACTACTGGACCAGTTCGCCCCAGCCGTTTGTCGCCGATGGCGTGGCCACCGGCGTGTTTATCGCCGATGTCGCCAACTTCAACGAGTCGATCCATACAGGTGTAGGTATAGCCGGACCGATGCGGGGGAGCACCATGTCAATTTACTGGACTAACGGATATGGCTACCTTAAAGTAGGAAATGACGTCGTAGCCGCCTCGCCGTTCTTGACCTACCTATTCAACATATCGCAGATATCATCGCCGACGGCGAAGGTAGTGGTCCTCTTTTCGTTTATATTTAATGGTACCCCCAACATACGGGGCGCCTATGTGGCGGACTTCAACCTGGCTGGCGCCGACATGCCGTGCATAGTGGACATAGTGGAGGGGCCTCCAGCTACAGCTGCACTCGGCACGCAATATATAGCAGCATGGATGCCGAATCCCTGTGAGTACATTAATTGGCGTGCCGACCAATTATGGACAACTACATTAAATACAAATGCATATTACAACGAAAAGCCCGTAGGAGATCTATATAACCTCTATTGCAAATAGAAATATTTTCTCTCTTTTTCATTATAGCGATTTTTATCCCTAGCAATCTCTATCTTTCGGCGATCTCTATAATATGGAGTCGGCCTTCGTTTAAATTATGGCGAGTTGGAGATAAGGCGTAGGTAACGTCCCGCCTCTCGTTGATGGTTATGTCTCCAGCTTGATGATGCGCGATGCCTTTTCTAAATCGGCTCTGACCACCTCGACGAAGGCCTTCGCCTTATAGCAAGGCGGCTGGCCCTCTAATATGGGCACTATCTTTATGTAAAATTCATATTCACCCTCGCCGGCAAGCCCGTCTAGGCTCCGCGATACATCTCTAAGCTTGCCCACTTGTGCGCCCTCTATCGGGTCCGCCAGGGCGACGAGCCCCACCAGCTTGTTTGTCTCACGCACCACTACCTCATAGACGCCGTCCCTGGCCTTCACAAGTGCTAAATGTATGGGGAGGACTGAGATGTCCAGCCTCTCGAATAGGTCCACGATGCCGTAGATCACTTTCTCCACCACTAAGTTGCTACAACCGGCCAGCGCCGCCTTGTCGACACAGTTGAGGTCGCAGGGGGCGCACCGCCCCTCTATGAGCTTCACGAACTCGGCGGTGTATTTCATCTCGTCGTAGCGGGGAGACTTGCCGTAGCTCCTCAACACGGCCTCAACCGCTTGGGGCAACTCTTTACACTCGTCGTCGAGCCTTTGAATTATATCGGTCACCACGCAGTTCTTCAGGGCTGCCTCGCGGAGAAGGGAAAGGGCCTCCTGTCTCTTGCCTTCATAGAGGAGCCTCCCCACCTCCAACGCCTGTCTTGAGAAGACGCCGCCGGCCGACAGCCCCAACGCGCTTAAGGTCGGCGTTATGGTCCTCGCCAAGCTCTTACTCAACCCTAACTTCTCTAGGTGCCTCCCCACGACGGAACTCACGTCGGCCTCGCCCCTCAGATAGGCCGTATAGGCGTCGACGAGTATCTCCAAAAGCCTCTCGGGGGGCACTCTGATGTACCAAGACTTGTACGTACATCTCGGCTCCAAGGCGCTTCTCAGCTCTGCGCAGATCGCCTCCAAGTCGGCTTGGCTCCTCACCTCATAGAGCCTATCGCCTATCCTGACCTGCACGGCAGTATCGCGCCATGAATTATAAACCGAACGAAGAAGCCAGGAAAATACACCACCGGCTAGACGCGGAGGCTTGCGCCGACGGCGGGAGCCGGCGTGAACTCAATATTATAGTCCCAATATTTTTCCGATGTCCTTCGACAGCCTGGCGGGCGAGGTCGTAGAGGTGCTGGCGGCTAAAGACGTAGCGAGGGCCAAGGCCCTCCTCAAGCGTATCCACGACGAGAAGACCTTCGTGCTGGCCGACTATTATATAGGCGGGGACGTCTTGGACGAAGCGGCTAGGCTCCACGCCCTCCATATAGCTCTACTCTCGATGTTCGTAAAAGGCTCCGCCGGCGGGGTGACTGGAATCGACCTACTTCTAGCCGGGGCGTTCTCGGAGGCGCTTGCGGGATGTAGGGACGTAGAGCCGCCGCGGGGGCTACAGGGCGACCTCGCCAAATTCTACTCCACGGCGGTCGAAGCCCTAAACGGCCTTCTAAGGCGGCTATGCTCGAAGAGCTGATAAGGAAGGGCGTCGAGGCGGCTAGGAGGAGCGGGAGGCAGGGCTGGGTCCTATTAAGGCTGGCGGATCTTACGATAGTTGGGGCCTTCAAGAGCCCGCAGGAGGCGCGAAGGGCCGCCGACAAGCCCGGCCTCTACCTACTCGTAGAGGTGTCGTAGTATATTTTTAACTGGCCGCCTCAAGCCCTATATGTTATTGTTGAAAGATGTAGACAGCTTGGTGGACCCGGCCGGCCTGGTAGAAGACATCAAGGCCGCCTTGACGGCCCCGAAGAAAGTCCTGCCGAGGAGGGCCCTGGAGCACCAAGGGCTTTGGTTCGCCCCCATGGCGGCATATGTCGAGGGCATGGGCATAGGGGCAAAGCTCGTGGGTATATATCCAAAGGCGCGTCCGCCCGTAAAGGCCATCTCGGCCCTAATCGATGTGGAGAACGGCGAGGTGTTGGCAATCGCCGACGGCACTAAGCTGACGGGCTGGAGGACCGCCGCCGCGAGCGCGCTGGCCGTAAGGCTGTTGGGGGCCAGACCCGACATAATTGGCGTAATAGGCGCTGGAGTCCAGGCTGAGCACCACGTGAGGGTCTTCAGGGAGGTCTTCAAGCCCTCTAGAATTCTCGTCTACAGCAGATCTCGAGCTGTCGAGTTCGCGAAGAGGCTCGGCGTGGAGACGGCTACCTTGGAGGAGGTGCATAGGGCTGATTTAGTGATAGCGGCCACCAACAGCAAGGAGCCTGTGGTGTTTGGGAGGCTCTTGAGGCCGGGCGCCGCCGTGGTGTCTGTCGG
This region includes:
- a CDS encoding sulfite exporter TauE/SafE family protein → MLDVLTLFLVLVLASMAAGFMGSLTGLGGATFLVPIYVLFLGIPIQYAAGSSLISTIATSSGAGSAYVRDRVTNVRIGMSLEIATTSGSIVGSLTAAWVYQHGLQHIIYIVFGVVLLSSIYTQITRSKYELPEPKPPDKWTKWLQLYGRYYDPALGKEVDYHGVRWWLGELIMFVAGVISGLLGIGSGALKVLGMDWAMNLPMKVSTTTSNFMIGVTAATGSSIYWFFGYIQPFFAAATAMGVLAGSFIGSKVLMRLRNVTIRYIFMAILAILGVQMILRGLGLYP
- a CDS encoding ornithine cyclodeaminase family protein yields the protein MLLLKDVDSLVDPAGLVEDIKAALTAPKKVLPRRALEHQGLWFAPMAAYVEGMGIGAKLVGIYPKARPPVKAISALIDVENGEVLAIADGTKLTGWRTAAASALAVRLLGARPDIIGVIGAGVQAEHHVRVFREVFKPSRILVYSRSRAVEFAKRLGVETATLEEVHRADLVIAATNSKEPVVFGRLLRPGAAVVSVGAPKPVRELDEEVKRRARCAVADSPEAREETDDLSGLDVVLLEDLASGRGECQRGEIALYKSVGYAPFDTAAVFHIYKRALSAGAGMKVEL
- a CDS encoding phosphohydrolase; this encodes MTSLERLYEVGVKLIDETLPRYDKVVKAWEILTTDEEIEAYLEMSNVFTVKRLYYNDHGPVHSRIVAGSAMAIYGILYNSGFKPSVVKDGVGDLEDSLVVTLMGAYLHDIGNSVHRTHHPIYSAMIADRVALKVLEPIYGATKKAYMLKQEVMHVVFCHDEAYNCLTFEGAVAKIADGTDMAEGRARMPYEIGKNDIHALSALAIRRVYIGRGEKRPLAIYVYMDSETGIFQVDEVLGKKIATSGLAPYVEVKTFVQGRPWITRTFETTHVIKVS
- the cutA gene encoding divalent-cation tolerance protein CutA produces the protein MSVVVYVTAPPSEGEKIAQFLVERKLAACVNIAQVDSIYRWEGRVERDREALLIIKTRAERLPELIRELKSVHPYKVPEIIALPIVDGNPDYLRWLEEATR
- a CDS encoding DUF1634 domain-containing protein — translated: MELEDIIGYTLRIGVIISVALILAGLVLLVIKPPAPHILSQLAEPRSLINTSSISPLAALAGTSSLNGLDVILLGLMVLIATPVLRVVFGLIQFARERNVIYVVITSIVLFNLFFAIFIIPILLK
- a CDS encoding 2,3-bisphosphoglycerate-independent phosphoglycerate mutase, which translates into the protein MPSVLWVLFDGGGDRPKNGVTPFHVALKPVIDKLAALGSCGVLDPIAPGVRPGSDTSHLALFGYDPYRYYTGRGAFEALGAGIELKPGDVAFRTNLATIDARGIVVDRRAGRYVAPEEAREVEAVMAKIGEEVEKKFGVSLIYKSTVEHRGVLVLRGPVSHRVSDTDPHKVGEPLRRSEPLEATKEAKSTADVVNYVSEAFTAYSKELEANRRRSSKGDPLINAILVRGGGYMPNIEPIRNKYNVRAAAIAGVALIRGVAKAVGMDVYSAEGLAGTKFDKFEEAVKLAVELMKRYDLVFLHVKGTDSASHDGDFRGKVDVIERLDAALRPYDAVLEENYVVVTSDHATPIQVREHTGEPVPLLIYGPDVVRDDVTKLSELTCWKGALGRLRGLDVMPILASYLGLSEKFGE
- a CDS encoding DUF2250 domain-containing protein: MNILRKKIYVDILYHLKLAEIDYGKSIARRLERPLDQILKALEDLEAVGLVERVGGHTLKNTKAKMKLSREVRKHHVYYRLSRSGEMLVRCLKRRGPSAYVEALSPEERKALVKACLGAADETPPSLVEMGLLDPRGAPTGLGAAVAALIEPKCGREVNKAPR